The genome window CATTTCCAAACCGCCATTATTGAATCCCATTCGATTGATCAATCCCTGATCTTTCGGCAATCGGAACATCCTTGGCTGCGGATTTCCATCCTGAGGCTTTGGCGTGATGGTGCCTACTTCGATAAAACCGAAGCCGAGCGAACTGAATTCCTTGTAGAATGAAGCCTGTTTATCAAAGCCAGCTGCCAAGCCGACCGGATTCGGGAATTTCAATCCGAACAGCTCCTTTTCCAATCGCTTATCCTCTACTTTATAAAGGCTTTCAGTGATCCATTTTGTCCCTGGAATTTTCATTAGAAATTGGAACATTCCCGTGACGAAATGGTGAGCTGCTTCGGGTTCGAGCAGGAAGAAAAGGGGGCGAAATATCAGTTTGTACATGAGCGGCAAAGGTAGTACCGCACGTTTATCGGCAAACAACCGATTTCATCTACGAATGACTATAACATCGATTGTCAGTGTCAGGTATAAGACACAGAAACCAGCAATTATGAAATCAGCCACATTGATCGTATCGGTATTAGGAATACTGTTTTGCACCAACCTTTTCGGTCAATCTTCGGAGCTCTACGTTTTCAAAGATGAGCGGAAAGAACACCTGGAAGCAGCCAAGCGAGCACGTGCAGTTGCTCGGGAAAAAGCAGTTGCGAACGACTTTTATATGCGTGTCCGAACACTCACATCCCTAAGTACCGCCAAAATGCAGGTGGACATGAAGAAATCTCACGATACGGTTATCCGTGTAACGGACATGAACGGTTCTGAACTTGCCATGCTGTTTCAAGGAGAACTGGCAGAAGGCCAATACGAATTCACTTATGAGCCAGAAGGAAATCTCCGTAAACCCTTTGTTTGTCAGCTTTTGATTGACGGAAAAACGGAAGCGATGAAGGTGGTGAAGTTCAACTCATTCTGAGTTGAGAGTAACGAGCTACAAGTTTCGAGCCCTGCTCTCGCAACTCGGAACTTGTAGCTCGTCACTTTCGCATCATCTCCGTATGCGGAATCTCATCTTCGAGGTATTCCTTTCCTGTCGATTCAAATCCGAACTTCTGATAGAATTTGAGCAAATAGGTCTGTGCAGAAATTCGGATCGGAACGTTGCCGTAATGCGCTTGAATTCGTTTCAATCCGACTTCCATCAGCTCCATACCAGCACCTGTTCCGCGAGTTTTCTCAGTTGTAAGAATGCGGCCCATCGAAACTTCCTTATAGCTGACACCAGCATCCAGAATTCGAGCGTAGGCAACGAGTTCATCTCTGTCAAATCCCATCAGATGAAAGCACTTTCGGTCCTTGCCATCGGCATCTAGGTACAGGCATTCCTGTTCCAACACAAAAACCTGCTGCCGAACACATAAAATGGTGTAAACCTCTTCAGCAGAGAGTTCTCCGAACCGTTTCCATTCCCAACGTAGTTTCATGACTCCAAATGAAATCCCATCTGTGAAACGCGTTTGGCTGTGTTTCCATCACTCATGGTGTCTTCCAAGACCGAAGCCTGCGCTTTAGGCTGCTCGAACACTTCCTTCATGTTTTTGATGATACCCGCAGGCACTCCGTGTGCTAGAAATGCAGCCATCAACTGATCAGCGGTTTGCAACGCGGCCTTCTTCAACATAAAATCCTTCAATTCCCCTCTGTTCTCAACACGGATCTGATTATCTACGAAACGTGGATCTTCTTTCAGTTCTTCCAAACCAAGCACATCACACAGACTTCTGTACTGCTGTTCTGAACCTACTGCCAGCACAATATGCTTATCATCGGAAGTGGTCAGCACTTCGCCATAAGGCGCAATATTCGGATGCAGCGAACCCGTGCGCTGCGGAATGTGTCCGTTCATCAACCAATTGGTTGCCTGATTGGAAAGTGCTGTCACAGCGGCATCGAGCAGCGAAGCCGTCACTTTGCAACCTTTTCCTGTTCGTTCCTTTTTAAACAGGGCGAGCAGCAAACCTTCTTTCAGTTGATGCGAACATAGAATATCGATGAGCGCAATCGGGAGTTTGGTCGGTTCGCTTTCAGGCTGACCATTCATGAACATGTATCCGGTTTCGGCCTGTAGCACCACATCGTAGGCTGGTCTTCCATCGTCTTCTCCAAAACCCGTCACGTGGCCATAGATGACGTTAGGATTGGTCTTTCGGACGCTTTCGTAATCCAAGCCATAATGTTCGCCTTGGCCTGCTCTGTAATTGCTGATAATGATATCGGCTTCTGAGGCCATGGCGCGTACTTTGGCTGCTCCTGCTTCGTCTTTCAGGTCGATGAAAAGGTGCTTCTTTCCCCAATTGACGGATGCGAAATAGGCTGAATAATCCCAAGATGGGTCTTCGCTCTTCTGCTTCCAATGGCGGGTCACATCGCCTTGTGTGCGTGGGTTTTCAATCTTAGTGACCTCCGCTCCCAACTCAGCCAAAAACATTCCGACAGATGGTCCTGCCAGCACGGAAGCGAGTTCCAATACTTTTAAACTTGATAGTGTTTTGTTTTCCATTTACTTTTTTGTCATGCTGACGAAGGATGCATCTCATCAAAATGGACAAAGAGATTCCTCGTTCCTCGGAATGACAAACGAAAATCACTCATCATGCTCCCGACCTTTAATTCCATCAGAACCTTTAATCTGTAGCTCCATTTCCATCATCTCTTCCTGTTCTTCTGGCGAAAGGTCTTTATCGTACAACTTCTTCAGATCGGGCTGACCTGCGTTGACCCAAGCCGTGTACCACAGACTACCAATGGTGTGAATTGCCGCACGCATTCTACGCTCAACCATTCCATTGAGACGGTTGTGGTATTCCTCAGAATATTCCTGCGAATAGACCTTCATCAGCACAGACCCACGGTTTTCCATGGTGTATTTGCGGTCGGTGGGCCATTCCATGTTCATTTCTGCTTCAAAGAGCAGGACACTGTCTTTGGCCGCGTGGCTTGCCTCCACCACATCCCAAGCAAAGTTCAGCGGTTCATCAATGTAATCGGCTCTACCTACCAGAAAATCATACTGATCGGAGAATAATTCAGGCAATCTGCTTTCCCAAAAACCATGAATTCCGCGCTGGTTGGTCATTCCACCATTGTAATTTTCGGTGGTATGAAGCGGCACGTGCGCATCGGCAATGTAATGTCCTATCTCCGCTGAGTTACGAAGGATTCGGTCGAGATTGCCTTCGGAAAAAGCCTTCGTTAAGCGGTAAACCATGATATCGATATGCCATGGAACAATGCCATAGGCCTGAAGCGTGTCTTCCGAATATTTCTGAACAGCCTCGTTCCATTTGCGCGGCATTTGCTTAAAAGCGTCCATTCCTTCGCCATAGTGGTCTATGTCGATGTAATGGCGTGGCGCTTCATCCTTTACGGCATAGCGCCTTTTGTCAGGATCAACGGCATGCTCTGTCAAATAATTGAGATTACGCTTGTAAAAACCGATCATCTCTGGTGGAAGCGTGAAGGCCGCCAATCGGTTGATGCGCTTGTGCGCAAAGAATCCCCATGAAAACAGCATGTTGCTGCTAAAGGGAACCATTAGCAACACGACCAATACAAAGCGAAGGAGAAAGCGGTTCAGCATGTTGCCGCCAAATTACGGATTAGAGCAATTGAGCTTACTCAAGCCGAATCAACTTGCCGTCTTTTAATATTGGAATAACATCAGTGATGTCACGTTGGAGACGGTAAACCGCAAGATTCGGGTGTAGTATCACTACAAACATTCTCATTTTTACAGCATGGAAATGGATACGAATGCTGCCATCGACTTCGCAAGAATTGAAAAGGCCATCAACTACCTTCATTCTAATTTCAAACAACAACCTTCATTGGAAGAAGTGGCCGAGCACGTTCATCTGAGCCCTTTCCATTTTCAGCGGATGTTTAGCGAATGGGCTGGCACAAGCCCGAAGAAATTCCTGCAATACCTGAGCTTGGAGCATGCCAAAAAGATGCTAAAAGTGTATGACCTCAACCTGATGGACGCGGCTTTTGAAACTGGTCTCTCTGGCACAGGACGCCTACACGACCTCTTTGTAAACATTGAAGGCATGACTCCTGCCGAGTTTAAACACGGTGGCAGACAACTTGAGATAAATTACAGCTATTCTGATTCGCTTTTCGGGAAGATACTAGCGGCCTCCACTCCAAAAGGAATTTGCCATGCTTCCTTTTGCGAACATGATGACGATGCTATGGCAGAGCTTCAGTCCAAATTTCCCAATGCAAGATTCTCCCCGCAATCGGATTTGCACCAACAGGATCTGCTTTCCTTTTTCAATCAGAAACTTGATACCAATTCAACCATCAAACTTCATCTGAAAGGAACCCCGTTTCAACTGAAAGTTTGGGAATCGCTGCTAAAGATCCCCAAAGGCGGATTGACCACCTATGGCCACATTGCGCAGAATATCCAGGCTCCAAAGGCATCGCGTGCGGTTGGAACTGCCATTGGCAGTAATCCCGTAGCCTTTCTCATTCCGTGTCATCGCGTGATACGTGCTACAGGAATCATCGGAGAATACAAATGGCGGCACGACCGTAAGGTGGCAATGATTGGTTGGGAAGCTGCTAACGCGGGTTGAATTCAGCAAGAATCGGGTTTTCAACGCCTACAGTTCGATGGAAATTTGTCTGAAAAAATGGCAAACTTCATCTTGGTACACGGTTCATTTCATGGTGCTTGGAACTGGCACAAGGTTGTTCCTCTTTTAGAAAAGGCTGGACACAGGACAATGGCCTTGGACATGCCTGGTCATGGATTGGACCACAGCCCACTTCATAGCGTATCCTTAGCCGATTGCGTTCAAACGATAATAAGCGCCATTGATAGCACTGATGAAAAGGCGATACTGGTAGCGCATAGCAGAAATGGGATGGTCATTTCTCAGGTTGCGGAGCTACGCCCCCACAAAATTGACCATCTGATATATCTGGCCGCTTACCTCATTCCCAATGGTAAGTGCATGATGGACTATGGGAAACTGGATACAGAATCACTGGTTTACCAGAATATCCTTCCAAAGGTCAGCGGCAGAAGAATTGAAAAGGCAATTGAATTGTTCAAAAATCCTTTTCTCCGTACTTTGATAGGGCTTATCATACCTACCACTCAGAAAGTGCATCATCTTCAGGCTTCGAGTTTCAAAGAAGCGCTTTATCACGATTGCCCGGATGAGATAACTGAACTTGCCAAGGTGCTAATAACAGCCGAACCTAACTTCCCAGGTTTTGAAACCATGCGGCTAACTGAAAAGAACTATGGACGGATTCCTAAAACCTATATCGAGTGTTTACAGGACAGAGCAGTCACGTTAGAACTTCAGCGGAAGATGCAACGGGATAGTCCCTGCGATGCTGTTTATCAATTAGACAGCAGCCATTCCCCATTCTTTTCGATGCCCCAAGTATTGGTAGACCTGCTTGTTAAATCTATTTCCCATCCCTCAGCACAGGAATGACATAGGTGATGTCTCGTTGGAGGCAGTACTCCACGTCTTTTTCGAGATTGAAGTGCCTGACACGCGCACGTATTCCAAAGGATGACCGGTGTGGAAATTAACACGGTCAGTTCACAAACAGATCTCAAACCTCACCAACACCATCATTAACTGAAAACCAGCAATCCCGATCACTCTCCGTATTATTCCAGTAATACCGCCCAATGGACCTCAACTTCTTGTCAGCAGATTCCAATTTCTTAACAGCTGAACACAACTTCCGAGGAGCTAAGTGCTACTTCCGAGCAGCTAAGTGCTACTTCTGAGCAGCAAGTGCAACTTCAGAAATGGTCAGCTAAGCCGAACAAGCCTATCGCCCCGTAGCACAGGAATAACATCAGTAATGTCTCGTTGGAGGCAATACTCAACGTCTTTCTCTAGGTTGAGATGTGCCAGGCGTTTGCGGTGTGAACAGCTCTTAAGGAAGCTCATGAGGTTTTTGCGGCCTGTGCGGTAAACGAGGCTACTGGCGTTGGCGCT of Flavobacteriales bacterium contains these proteins:
- a CDS encoding S1/P1 Nuclease, whose translation is MLNRFLLRFVLVVLLMVPFSSNMLFSWGFFAHKRINRLAAFTLPPEMIGFYKRNLNYLTEHAVDPDKRRYAVKDEAPRHYIDIDHYGEGMDAFKQMPRKWNEAVQKYSEDTLQAYGIVPWHIDIMVYRLTKAFSEGNLDRILRNSAEIGHYIADAHVPLHTTENYNGGMTNQRGIHGFWESRLPELFSDQYDFLVGRADYIDEPLNFAWDVVEASHAAKDSVLLFEAEMNMEWPTDRKYTMENRGSVLMKVYSQEYSEEYHNRLNGMVERRMRAAIHTIGSLWYTAWVNAGQPDLKKLYDKDLSPEEQEEMMEMELQIKGSDGIKGREHDE
- a CDS encoding alpha/beta fold hydrolase gives rise to the protein MANFILVHGSFHGAWNWHKVVPLLEKAGHRTMALDMPGHGLDHSPLHSVSLADCVQTIISAIDSTDEKAILVAHSRNGMVISQVAELRPHKIDHLIYLAAYLIPNGKCMMDYGKLDTESLVYQNILPKVSGRRIEKAIELFKNPFLRTLIGLIIPTTQKVHHLQASSFKEALYHDCPDEITELAKVLITAEPNFPGFETMRLTEKNYGRIPKTYIECLQDRAVTLELQRKMQRDSPCDAVYQLDSSHSPFFSMPQVLVDLLVKSISHPSAQE
- a CDS encoding methylated-DNA--[protein]-cysteine S-methyltransferase codes for the protein MDTNAAIDFARIEKAINYLHSNFKQQPSLEEVAEHVHLSPFHFQRMFSEWAGTSPKKFLQYLSLEHAKKMLKVYDLNLMDAAFETGLSGTGRLHDLFVNIEGMTPAEFKHGGRQLEINYSYSDSLFGKILAASTPKGICHASFCEHDDDAMAELQSKFPNARFSPQSDLHQQDLLSFFNQKLDTNSTIKLHLKGTPFQLKVWESLLKIPKGGLTTYGHIAQNIQAPKASRAVGTAIGSNPVAFLIPCHRVIRATGIIGEYKWRHDRKVAMIGWEAANAG
- a CDS encoding GNAT family N-acetyltransferase gives rise to the protein MKLRWEWKRFGELSAEEVYTILCVRQQVFVLEQECLYLDADGKDRKCFHLMGFDRDELVAYARILDAGVSYKEVSMGRILTTEKTRGTGAGMELMEVGLKRIQAHYGNVPIRISAQTYLLKFYQKFGFESTGKEYLEDEIPHTEMMRK
- a CDS encoding CoA transferase, which encodes MENKTLSSLKVLELASVLAGPSVGMFLAELGAEVTKIENPRTQGDVTRHWKQKSEDPSWDYSAYFASVNWGKKHLFIDLKDEAGAAKVRAMASEADIIISNYRAGQGEHYGLDYESVRKTNPNVIYGHVTGFGEDDGRPAYDVVLQAETGYMFMNGQPESEPTKLPIALIDILCSHQLKEGLLLALFKKERTGKGCKVTASLLDAAVTALSNQATNWLMNGHIPQRTGSLHPNIAPYGEVLTTSDDKHIVLAVGSEQQYRSLCDVLGLEELKEDPRFVDNQIRVENRGELKDFMLKKAALQTADQLMAAFLAHGVPAGIIKNMKEVFEQPKAQASVLEDTMSDGNTAKRVSQMGFHLES